CTGCATCGGGCTTGTCCTTGTCGGAGCGACCATGATCGGCTACTACCGTTTTGCCGGTGTTGTCGCAACCTGTGCGGTCCTATTCAACTTGCTAATCATGTGGGGAGTCTTGCAAAATCTTGGTGCAGCTCTAACCTTGCCAGGGATTGCAGGTATCGTCCTTACAATCGGTATGGCCGTCGACGCCAACGTTCTCGTCTTTGAAAGGGTGCGGGAAGAGTTTGCGGTTTCAGGTCGAATCGCATCCGCTATCCAAGCCGGATACCGTAAAGCGTTCAGTGCAATCGTCGACTCAAACATTACAACCATCATCGCAGCCTTGATCTTAATCCAGTTCGACTCTGGACCGATCAAAGGTTTCGCTGTCACGTTGATCATCGGTCTTGTCTCCTCCATGTTCACAGCCTTGTTCATGACTCGTTATTTCTTTGCTGGCTGGGTGAAAAATCCGAAAAATAAGAAATTGAACATGGCAAATTTGTTCGGTGGCACCAATATCGATTTCCTCAGCTACACAAAGTCTGCGATGATCATTTCGGCTGCGATCATTCTGGTCGGCGGCTATCTTTTCTGGACCCAGAAAAACACGATGTTCGGCATGGACTTCACAGGCGGATATTCCCTCAATGTAGAAATGGAAGACACTCTAGGTGAAGAAGAAGGCATTTACAAGGAAAAAGCCAGCGCAGCCATGCTTGCAAACGGCGCGCACGCAAATAGCTTTCAAATCCGCCAGCTAAGCCGCCCCAACCAATTGAGAATTCAATTGAGCTTAGGGATGGAGGAAAAAGGAAGCCCGTTTTACGGAATGCCTGAAGCAACACAAGACGATGAAACCACCTACGATTATGAGAAAGATCCAAGAATCACGTGGGTTGTCAAAGCGTTGGAATCAGAAGGGCTCAACATCCAGCAATCCGATCTCGTCAATCTGGATAAGCAGTGGTCGATGATGAGCGGTCAATTTTCAGAAACGATGCGAAACAACGCATTTCTGGCATTGACGTTCGCACTGATCAGCATTCTCCTCTATATTACGGTCCGCTTCGAATTCAAATACGCAATTGGAGCGGTGATCGGCCTGGTTCATGATGTTTTAATCACAATGGGAATCTACGCTATCTTCCACGCAATAGGTTTCCCCGTGCAAATCGACCTTGTGGTCGTTGGAGCGATCATGACGATCATCGGATACTCGTTGAATGATACCATTATCATCTTCGATAGGATCCGCGAAGATCTGAAAATTTTGAGAAAGCTCTCATTTGCAGAAGTGATCAATCACGCATTGAACGTTACGTTGAGCCGCACAATCATGACATCAGGCACAACCCTTGTGGTTCTGTTGTCGTTAGTGCTCCTCGGCGGACATTCGATCTTTGATTTCTCGTTGGTGATGACTATTGGAGTGATCATCGGAACACTTTCTTCATTATTTATTGCCGGACCGGTTATGCTATTCTTCCATAATCGAGAAGAGAAGATTAAAAACAGTCAAACTTCTCTAAAGAAAGCTTGACAAGCTGCCGGTTAAAGTTAAAATAAGAAACACGCATAAAACCCTGGTTTGGTGAGATCTAAGACCAAACCAGGGATCGATTTTGGAGTTAATCATGATATCCTGGAATTTCGAACCTGATAATCCCATGTGGGTGTATCCGAAAATGGACAAAAGGTGGCAGGATGACATCATTAAAGAGTTCAAAATCCACCCCGTTACAGCTCAGCTCTTTGTTTCCAGAGATTTTACAACAGTTGACCAGATCCACCAGTATTTGTACGCAAAGCTCCCCGATCTCCACGATCCTTCTCTTCTCCAAGGGATGGACAAAGCGGTCGAACGCATCGTTAAAGCAATCGAAAACGAAGAGAACATTCTCATTTACGGCGACAACGATGTCGACGGAATGACCGGTACCGCCCTACTCACCGACTACTTAAGAAAAGTCGGGGCAAACGTTTATTTTTACATTTCTACACCGGGAACACTTCGCCAAAACTTGATCATCGAAGCGATCGAATTTGCGACAAAAAATCAATGCAAATTGTTGATCACGGTTGACTGCGGAGTTACTGCAGCTACCGAGATTGCCAAGGTGGTTGAGAAAGGGATTGATGTCATCATCACAGATCATCATGAACCGACCGATCAAATTCCTCACTGCATTGCGACATTGAACCCCAAACTGCTCAATAACTCCTATCCTAACAGAGACTTGACCGGAGTAGGCGTGACGTTCAAGTTGGTACACGCATTAACCAACTATTTAGTTAAACAAGGAAAAATCGATTCCAAAAAAATCGATCTCAAACGTTATTTGGATCTCGTTGCCCTTGGAACTGTTGCGGATATGGGACAGCTTCTGGGAGAAAACAGAATCTTGGTGCGCTATGGACTGGAACAACTAAAACGAACCAAAAGAATCGGTCTTGCCAAGCTGATTTCCGTGTGTGACATGGAGCCGAAACAAGTTTCAACATTTACTATCGCCTCAAAAATCGCCCCCCGTTTAAACAGCTTGGGAAGAATTGCAGATCCGGTCAAAGGGGTTGAACTTCTTCTAATTCGCAATGCAAAACAAGCAGAAACGATGGCTCAAGAACTTGATCTCAATAACCTTGAAAGGCAGAGAATTGAAAAAACAATGACGGCCGATGTCGATCAAATCATCTCCTTGCACCCCGACATCTTGCAAAAAAAAGCGGTCGTCATCCACTCAGACAAATGGCATCCTGGCGTCATCGCAATTCTTTGTACACGCATTTCTAAACACTACAACCGTCCAACTGTCATGATCGCAATAGAAAATGGAATCGGCAAAGGGTCGTTGCGCTCGATTCATGAGTTCCCCCTTCTCTCCGTACTCAGAGACTGTTCGGATCTCCTTGTTAATTATGGAGGCCATGACTATGCTGCCGGATTGACAATCAAAGAAGAAAATATTCCCGAGTTCAAGCGCCGCTTTATTGAAGCCGCCAATCGAAAGCTCTCTACCCACGATGTGGTGACAAAACTCAACCTAGATTCTGAAGTTCAATTTTCCGATCTCACTTTCGATCTGATGGAATCTGTGAAACTGCTGGAGCCTTTCGGCAACGAAAACCCGCAGCCATTAATGTATACGCGAGCCAAACAAGCATGGCCTCCAAAAATCGTCGGAAAAACCCATTTAAAACTCTACCTAGAACAAGGAGATAGAATGCTGGAAGGGATCGCCTATGGCAAGGCCCACTTAAGTCCGCTTCTCCGAAAAAAGAACATTATCTTGGAGGTGGCCTTCACTCCTCAAGTGAATAACTTCTTAGGACCAAGCATTCAGCTTTTAATCAGAGATTTCAGGATTATTGAAGAGAGTCAGCCCAATATACCAAATTAACTTCAAGAATCGGTTTTTGACGTCATCGTTAGCCTTTGATTTTGAGACCCACTTGCATCACTCAACCTATTCAGGTTGAGCTACTTCAGCGCCGGCTTCGCCTGGCTCAAATTCAAGGCAACTCTTTGTCAAAATTCCAATTTTTGAAGCTGGTTCGGTATAACGTTGAAAAGTCAAGATAAGGACAAATCTTAAAGTCAATCTGTCCCCATCTGATGATTGCACGACCTAGACTGCTCGTCTGCGGCCGCCTTTTTTACTGAGATGTTCTTCTTTATATTTATTCACATCTTCAACATGAATGACCCAAGCAGCTCCTCTACGGTGAGCTTTAAGCATCCCTACACGTGTCGCGTAATAAATTTTTTGTGCTGGAACCTTCAGCATTTCAGCAACCTGATTAACTGAATAGTAACCTCTACCATTATCAAAAAGCAGCTCGCCTTCATGCATTGACTTGGTACGAGAGTACTTGTTCTTGCGATACTCATCAAGATCTTTCACGTCGATCGTCCAACGCGTCGTTTCTTTTTTTGCTTTAAGTTTCTTAAGTTTAATGGCTACGTAAATGGCTTGCCGTGTAACGCCGTTGATCCGAGCAGCTTCTGTGATCGAAACAACTTTCGGCTCCTCGCACATTTCCTTAATATTGGACATTTTTATAAACCTCCGTGTCTATTTTCAATAAATCTTAATCAATCGCTAATTATTAAATAAGCGATCTATATTAACTTTGTGAAGGATCTATTTTAACAAAATAAAAATATAAATCAAGCATTTTTTGTGTAAAAAATACTTTTTTTCAATTTTTTTTTCTCACATTTAGACAAAGGTTATGGATGAAAACCTTCATTTCTTGTATGCTTATGCTTTATCTTATTGATTTTGAGATAGGTTCATCATGCGTAAATTTCTGTTTCTCGCTTTGACTCTCAACCTGGTATTCCACTCAATCGATGCCAAGCTTCCGGAAATCGACTCGCCAAAAGTGTTGGAAAAAGTGAACGAAATCATTAAAAGCCACGCTTCGCACACCAAACTAACTCCTGAAATCATGAAAAGAGTGATTTCAAACTACATCGACGAGCTTGACCTCAACAAAATCTACTTCATCGAATCAGACATCGACCCTTGGATCCATCCTTCCGAAACTCTTTTGGAAACAACACTGCAACAGTTCAACAACGGAGACTTTTCTCTGTTCTTTAAAATCCGCGACCAGATGCTCAAAGCCATTTCAAGAAGAAAACTGTTGGATATGCAGGTCACAGCTTCCGAGCTTCCGGAAGAGGTCGATCCCAAAGAATTCAAAGACATGGATTGGGTCAAATCTGAAGAAGAGCTTGTGATCCGTTTGGGAAGGATCAAAGCGCTACAGATCGAAACTTCACGCAAGCTCAACGAAGAATTAAGAGAGAAGTCGCTGCAACGGATAGAAAAGCATCAAGCAAAAAAAGAGGAAGAGATCGCCAATCCAGACCCCAAGCATAGTGAACAGTTTGTCCTCTCCTCTATTTTAAAAGCAACTGCGTCCGCCCTCGATACGCACACCGTCTACTTCACTCCGGGCGAGGCTACCCAGTTCATGATTAATGTGCAGCAACGCTTATTCGGAATCGGAGCACAGCTCAGAGACGATTTGAACGGCTTTACCATCGTAAAGATCATCGAAGGAGGGCCTGCTTCTGAAAGTAAACAACTTAAAGTCAAAGACCGCATTGTTGCTGTCGACGATGAGCCTGTTGTAGGAATGGACATCCTCAGCGCCGTAGAATTGATCCGCGGCAAGGAAGGCACTCCTGTAAAACTAACGGTCATCCGAGAAGAAGGCGACGACGAAAACAAAAAAAAGGAAGAGCTCAACATCACAATTATCCGGGGCGAAGTTGTGCTCAAAGAAACGCGATTTGAAACAGCTTACGAACCGTTTGGAGACGGTGTGATCGCGTATCTGAAGCTTTATTCCTTTTATCAAGATCCGGAGAGTTCATCGGCTTCCGATCTAGCAAAAGAGATTGAAAAACTTAAAGAAAATCATCGGGTCAAAGGGATCATCCTTGATCTTCGGGACAACTCCGGAGGGCTGCTCTCCCAAGCTGTTAGTGTTACAGGGTTATTCATTACTAAAGGTGTTGTCGTAGGGGTCAAAGACAACACAGGAAACGTCCAATATCTTAGAGACTTAGACGGTAAAATGATGTGGGATGGCCCTTTAGCTGTGCTTGTCAACAGAGCAAGCGCTTCGGCATCTGAAATCGTTGCGCAAACACTTCAAGACTATGGAAGAGCCATTATTATTGGCGATGACCATACCTATGGAAAAGGCTCCTTTCAAACATTTACTCTAAATGTCGGCCAAGAAAAGCCAGTCAATCCTGAAGGTGAATACAAGGTCACTAGAGGCATCTACTACACAGTCTCTGGAAAAACACCTCAATTAACAGGCGTCCTTTCAGATATCGTTCTTCCAGGACCTTTATCGGAAATTGAAATCGGAGAGCAATATGCGAAGTATCCTTTGGAAAACGATTCGATCAAACCGAATTTCGACGATGACTTATCAGATATTCCCTACTCACAAAGAAGCAGAATCCGTTTGCTATATAAGCATGATCTTCAGAAAAAGCTCGATACTTACACTGCTTATCTGCCCTTTCTCAAATCCAACTCTGCCTACCGTATCGAGAACAACAAAAACTACCAAGCCCTTCTGAAAGAGATCAAAAAAGAAAACCTTCTCGAAGATGAGTCAAAAGAGCAATTCGGCCAAAACGATTTACAGCTGACCGAAGCTTACAACATCATGAAAGACCTAATCATTTTGATGGATACATGCAAGGAAGACGCTATCTAGATCTAAGAGCGTGCAGGCGATTTTAGAGTGCTTCCTTGCCAAAATTCCCATTTTTGCAGTACCATTAATCTATTTTCTAAATCAAATGCAAATCATAAGGTACTATGTCCGTTCGAGTCCGTATTGCTCCTTCTCCAACAGGTGATCCTCATGTAGGTACAGCCTACATTGCCGTTTTCAACTCTATCTTCGCCCGTCATCATAACGGAACATTCATCCTTCGCATTGAAGATACGGACCGCACAAGAAGCAGGCCCGAGTATGAACAAAACATTTACGAAGCTCTAAGCTGGTCCGGTATTGAATGGGATGAAGGCCCAAATATTGGAGGCGCTTATGGCCCTTACCGGCAATCAGAAAGACTTCCCATCTATAAGGAATATGCTGATAAGCTTGTCGAGAAGGGACATGCTTACAAGTGTTTCTGTACAGCTGAAGAGCTAGCAGAAATGCGCCAAGTCCTGGCAAAAAAAGGGGGCCGTCAAGGTTACGACCGCCGTTGCCGCAATTTAAGTCCTGAAGAGATTAAAGAAAAAGAAGCCGCTGGAAAACCCTCTGTAATTAGGCTGAAAGTCCCTCTGAAAGGCGAATGTGTATTTACAGACCGGATCAAAGGACGGATTGCATTCCCCTGGGCAGACATTGATGACCAGGTGCTGATGAAGACAGATGGATTTCCAACGTATCATCTAGCAAATGTTGTCGACGATTATCTCATGAAAATCTCCCATGTGATCCGTGGCGATGAGTGGATCAGCTCCACTCCTAAACACATCCTCCTTTACAAATATTTTGAGTGGGAGGTTCCTGAATTTCTTCACATGCCGCTTCTTCTGGGAGTAGATGGAAAAAAACTCTCTAAGCGAAAAAACCCTACATCGATCTTTTTCTACAGAGACAGCGGATACTTACCCGAAGCTTTTAAGAATTTCCTCACCTTAATGGGATACAGCATGACGGGCGACCGGGAGATCTATCCTTTTGAAGAGATCGTTCAAGAGTTCGACGCTTCGCGCATCGGTGTTTCAGGAGCTGTATTCGATATCAAGAAACTGGACTGGCTGAATCAGCAATATATCATTAACTGCATCCCTCAAGAGAAGCTGTGGGACAGATTAAAAGAATGGCGATTCAACGATGCTTTTATGGAACGCTTAATTCCTCTTTGCTACTCCCGTATTAAAACATTCGGGGATTTCATGGAACTCTTTGATTTCCTATTCATCAACAACCTGGAATACAAAGAGCAAGATTTTACCCAGAAAGGGCTTTCCAAATTACAAGGAGCCTTTATCCTTCAAGGAATGATCTGGGTGTTGGAATCATCAAGCGGATGGTCTGCGCAGGAGATCCAGCAAGCATCTAAAGATGTTGCGGAACGGTTCGGCATCAACCACAAAAAAGGGGTCATGCCGATCCTTTTCACTTCGATCATGGGAAAAATCCAAGGCCCTCCACTCTTCGACTCTGCCGAAATTTTAGGTAAAGACGTCGTTCGTGCGAGATTTTTACGCTCTATAGAATTTTTAGGAGGAATCTCCAATAAGAAAGGGGCAGAGCTAAAAAAAGCCTGGGATAAAGAGAATGCGAAAGAGATCTTTTCCGAAGCGGGCTTCATTCAAAATTGAGGGTGTAAACAGTAGGAATTTCGGACTGACTTTGCCTGGAATCGATCACTAATAATTTTTTTTCCTGATCGTAATCCCAGGGAATGACTTTGCCGTTGCGCCTAATTTCCATCACGCTTTTTTCGGAGTACATCAACATAGGAGATGTCACAATAGAAGAGATATGCATCGATTCCTGTTCGATCGTTATCTCTTGAATGGGTCCGTTGGGAACATAGAAAGCATAGCATCCAATCAATGCCACTCCATTTCGCACTGGAGCGAAAGTGAGAATATCTGCTTCGTTTTGCTTCACAGCAACCGAAAATTCTTCATTTTTTTCAAAAACACCCAAATAGCCATTTGTATGGCTATAGACAGCAAATCGATCGCCAGAAATCCCTTCGATTAAAGAGGCTGAAACATCTTCTTGAAGCGGTTTTTTCTTTCGGGTGAAATTAAATAACGCCAACAGGCCCGACTCCCCTTTAAAAGAAAACGCACAGTATAGCGCATGCGTCGTTAGAGGATTTAAAAAAAAGGAGGAGCTGCACAAAGTCAGCGGATAATCTGCCTGAATCAACCTACCAGAAGGAAGCACGCACTTTTTTAAAAGTTCTATTTTTGTCTTTCCTGGAGGATCTCCGATCACATGAGCTGTCGAAGAAAGAGCATGTAAAATAGCCAATAAATGGCTGTAAGGAAAATCCGTTATCCAGCTACTAAAAAAATTTTGCATCCAACACGCGTTAACAAGCAGGCTGCGGATCATTTTTTTTACTCCTGCAAGCGTTTGCGCTGTTTCTAAGTCATCATCTGTTGCAGCAATTCCTGAGATTAGACTTTCATTATTCAAACACTCGCTATTTAAATGAGAAGCTTCAAAAAACAAGCCGGAAGACGCTTGTATTGCAGATTGAAGATGCGAATAGATCCGCGTCATCAGCCCTGGATTTCCGATGAAGCCGGCAGCATCTACCTGTCTTTTAACCTTAACAAAAGCGATCCCCTCCTCGCTCAATGATTTGTAGTAATCGTGATAGAACTGAAATGTTTTCCCCAAATCATACCCCAAATACCCTTTTTCATTTTCCTTTGTTGATAATTGGTATTTTCCTACCAAAGAATCGGAAATGCCTCCTCCGCATCCAAAAATGGAGTGGGCAACTCCGACGTGATGCACTCCAGCGCGCTGCAATTCCTGCACAAGCCCCGACAACCCCATTGGGAACCTTTCAGCATCTGCTTCAAAGCAAGACAAAACCTTCTTGCCTCCACGTCTCTCAACCCTCTGCCATCCTTCATCGATCAAAACATATCCCGGCTGAATCCCTTCTTGCCTCAAAGCCCAGACAGCTCCAAGAATCTTATCATGGGTTGGAATCCTCCCAAAGCTTGCACCAGACTCCCAGCCCAGCGTTTTCAACCAATGAGGGATAGGCGGTTTTTCTTCTCCAAACTTGCCCGCCCGCAAGGCCTTCTTTACCCCCATCCTTATCGCCAATCCAACAGTTTGATGAAGATCTGAGCCATGCACGCCAATGAGGACGGGAACCGGCTCAGCGCTTACGCCGCGCAAACAAAGCAAGCAGTCCTTTCCATCCCCTTCAAGCGAAGCTGCAACACCTGAGTGCGAAAGGCAACAAAGAACGTTATATCCACTCCTGCATTTTACAATGGTTAGAAAATTGGAAGTGATCTCGTGAAAACAAGTAAAATAATCAAGACATGCTCCTCTGCTTCCATTGCCAATGGAGACAATGGTTAAATTGTCAGCGCTCTCAAGTTTTAAAGGAATGCGCAAACTTCCGGAAAATAAAGGAGACGTCACAATGACCAGCTGCGAGCTGGCCAAATGACGGTCGAGATCAACAACCGTATCAGCTTGAAGAGTTTTCATCATTTCAATCTATCAAAGTTGAAATTTTATTTATATTGAAATTTAACAATTAAACTGTTACAATAGAGCGACATGGAATCGTTAATTCTCTTTGCAACTGAACATGCGGAAGCCGCTCACTGGTTTTTCGCTCTTCTAATCTTATTAGGAGGGCTAAATGTGCCGATCAGTGAAGATGTTGTCATGATCAGCGCCGGTGCTTTAGCAAGTACCCTTTCTCCTGAAATAGCGGCCTATCAATATTCCGCTCTATTCTTTGTCTGCTGGTTCGCTTCCTGGGAAACTTATTGGATAGGCAGGCTGCTTGGGCCCAGGCTGTACGATATCCGCTGGTTCAGCCGGATTTTGACTCCTAAAAAAATTGAGAAGCTGCATCACTACTACGAACGGTTTGGTATTTGGACATTTATCATTGGCCGCTTTATCCCGGGTGGTGTGCGTAATGGATTATTTATGACTGCCGGCCTTGGCAGGATGCCTTTTAAGAAATTCATCACCAGAGATTTGCCTGCTTGCTTTCTCTCCACCCTCTTTCTATTTGCTCTTGGTTATTTCTTTGGGCAGCATTCTCAGGAAGTGATCGCAACTTTTCATGCTTACCACCGCTCAATTCTGTTTTTTATCGCAGCAACCCTTTTCATTTATGCTATATTGCGTTACCTCCGGTCTAAGCAAATCATAATAGATGATTTTTATCGACATTTGCAGTAATATGGAGAGGTAGTTAAAACGTAATGCGCAAAAAAGCTGCTGATGTTGACAGTTCCTAATTTTATTTCTGCTCTACGCTTGCCTTTGGCATTGGTCTTCATTAAACAGGATCTTTTATATCGATCAATCGCCCTGATTTTAGCGATGATTACAGATGGTCTTGATGGATTTTTGGCTCGACGCTATAAGCAATCCAGTGCTTTTGGAACCGTTTTAGATCCCATTATGGATAGATTTTTCGTCTTTTTCCTAATCGGCATCTTTATGAATGAAGGGAGCTTAGGGATATGGGAAGTTAGCACAATGGTTTGCCGAGATTTTGCTGTTTTGCTGTTTGGCTTCTACCTAGTGTTTTCCGGAAAGTTAAGTTCTTACCGTTTTCGAGCAATCTGGTGTGGGAAAGTCACAACGTGTGTTCAATTTTTGGTCTTTTTTGGCTTGACTCTTGGACTTGCCATTCCTTCTATCGTTTACCTTTTATTTATTGTCTTAGGCTGCCTTGCCTTAGTGGAGCTATACCTTAGCAAAGAAAGCCATCCAGAAACTTCCTTTTAAGCGCTCAAAGAACCTATCCGTATATTGCTTTCGGCTCTATTTTTCGATCGCTTCGCAAGTAAAGGAGATATTTTCAAATGTTGTGTTTGGAATCCTTAAACGCACCCTAATTTAAAAATTCTTTTAAGCTACTTTTTCTTTTTCCAGAACCTCTTCTCCATCTTTAAAGACCACTCCGTTGATTACTTTTTCAATCATTTCACAACCTTTGAGTTTTCTCCATTTTTTCTCGGCTGTAGTAGCCAGCTTGAATACCATTGTCAAAGTGGCAGCCACTGAACCGCAGCCTTTGGTTTGCCTTGTCCGGTGTCTTATTGTTGCAAAAGTCGATTCAATCGGGTTAGTTGTCCTGACGTGCTGCCAATGGATCGCCGGAAAATTGTAGAAGGTAAACAGTTGCGCCTTATCCTTCTCAAGACAAGCACAGGCTTTGGGGTATTTGTCTCGGTATGTTTTTAAAAACACCTCAAACGCCGCCAGTCCATCTTCTTTGGTAGGGGCCATATAAATTTCATGAATGGCCTTTTTCGCATTCACTTGAATACTTTTGGGCATTTTATCCAGCACATTGGCCGTCTTATGCACCCAACACCGCTGCTGCTTTGTCTTCGGAAAAACTTCCTCTATTGCCGACCAAAATCCAAGCGCACCATCTCCTATCGCAAGCTCAGGAGCTGTACACAGCCCGCGCCGCTTCAAACTCTCCAATACCTCTGTCCAGGAAATTTTGCTCTCTCTATAACCATTGTGGATCGCCACAAGTTCCTTTTTACCATTAGGAAGAGCGCCAAGAATCACGAGAAAGCAAATTCGGTCATCTCCAAGACGAACATTGAAATAGATCCCATCTACCCAGATGTAAGCGTAGCGCTTTCCTTCAAGAGAGCGCTTGTTCCAGTCTTTGTATTCCTGCTCCCAAGATTGTTTTAAACGAGTGATGTTAGCTGCGGATAATCCTTTCGCATCCTTGCCCATGATCGCTTCAAGTGCATCCTGGAAATTGCTTGTAGAAATCCCCCTGAGGTAAAGAGCTGGAATCACCGCATCAAGAGATGGCACCCTCCTTAGATATTTCGGAAGAATTGCGCTTGAGTACCCTTCAGAGCTCTCTTCTCTGTTTCGAATTCTAGGTTGCTTCACTGATATCGGTCCGATTCCTGTTTGTACTTCTCTTTCAGGGAGGTAGCCGTTGCGGACAAAT
This genomic window from Waddlia chondrophila WSU 86-1044 contains:
- a CDS encoding CDP-alcohol phosphatidyltransferase family protein, yielding MLTVPNFISALRLPLALVFIKQDLLYRSIALILAMITDGLDGFLARRYKQSSAFGTVLDPIMDRFFVFFLIGIFMNEGSLGIWEVSTMVCRDFAVLLFGFYLVFSGKLSSYRFRAIWCGKVTTCVQFLVFFGLTLGLAIPSIVYLLFIVLGCLALVELYLSKESHPETSF
- a CDS encoding DedA family protein, with protein sequence MESLILFATEHAEAAHWFFALLILLGGLNVPISEDVVMISAGALASTLSPEIAAYQYSALFFVCWFASWETYWIGRLLGPRLYDIRWFSRILTPKKIEKLHHYYERFGIWTFIIGRFIPGGVRNGLFMTAGLGRMPFKKFITRDLPACFLSTLFLFALGYFFGQHSQEVIATFHAYHRSILFFIAATLFIYAILRYLRSKQIIIDDFYRHLQ
- a CDS encoding Sip1-related alpha-galactosidase: MMKTLQADTVVDLDRHLASSQLVIVTSPLFSGSLRIPLKLESADNLTIVSIGNGSRGACLDYFTCFHEITSNFLTIVKCRSGYNVLCCLSHSGVAASLEGDGKDCLLCLRGVSAEPVPVLIGVHGSDLHQTVGLAIRMGVKKALRAGKFGEEKPPIPHWLKTLGWESGASFGRIPTHDKILGAVWALRQEGIQPGYVLIDEGWQRVERRGGKKVLSCFEADAERFPMGLSGLVQELQRAGVHHVGVAHSIFGCGGGISDSLVGKYQLSTKENEKGYLGYDLGKTFQFYHDYYKSLSEEGIAFVKVKRQVDAAGFIGNPGLMTRIYSHLQSAIQASSGLFFEASHLNSECLNNESLISGIAATDDDLETAQTLAGVKKMIRSLLVNACWMQNFFSSWITDFPYSHLLAILHALSSTAHVIGDPPGKTKIELLKKCVLPSGRLIQADYPLTLCSSSFFLNPLTTHALYCAFSFKGESGLLALFNFTRKKKPLQEDVSASLIEGISGDRFAVYSHTNGYLGVFEKNEEFSVAVKQNEADILTFAPVRNGVALIGCYAFYVPNGPIQEITIEQESMHISSIVTSPMLMYSEKSVMEIRRNGKVIPWDYDQEKKLLVIDSRQSQSEIPTVYTLNFE
- a CDS encoding S41 family peptidase codes for the protein MRKFLFLALTLNLVFHSIDAKLPEIDSPKVLEKVNEIIKSHASHTKLTPEIMKRVISNYIDELDLNKIYFIESDIDPWIHPSETLLETTLQQFNNGDFSLFFKIRDQMLKAISRRKLLDMQVTASELPEEVDPKEFKDMDWVKSEEELVIRLGRIKALQIETSRKLNEELREKSLQRIEKHQAKKEEEIANPDPKHSEQFVLSSILKATASALDTHTVYFTPGEATQFMINVQQRLFGIGAQLRDDLNGFTIVKIIEGGPASESKQLKVKDRIVAVDDEPVVGMDILSAVELIRGKEGTPVKLTVIREEGDDENKKKEELNITIIRGEVVLKETRFETAYEPFGDGVIAYLKLYSFYQDPESSSASDLAKEIEKLKENHRVKGIILDLRDNSGGLLSQAVSVTGLFITKGVVVGVKDNTGNVQYLRDLDGKMMWDGPLAVLVNRASASASEIVAQTLQDYGRAIIIGDDHTYGKGSFQTFTLNVGQEKPVNPEGEYKVTRGIYYTVSGKTPQLTGVLSDIVLPGPLSEIEIGEQYAKYPLENDSIKPNFDDDLSDIPYSQRSRIRLLYKHDLQKKLDTYTAYLPFLKSNSAYRIENNKNYQALLKEIKKENLLEDESKEQFGQNDLQLTEAYNIMKDLIILMDTCKEDAI
- a CDS encoding helix-turn-helix domain-containing protein, with translation MSNIKEMCEEPKVVSITEAARINGVTRQAIYVAIKLKKLKAKKETTRWTIDVKDLDEYRKNKYSRTKSMHEGELLFDNGRGYYSVNQVAEMLKVPAQKIYYATRVGMLKAHRRGAAWVIHVEDVNKYKEEHLSKKGGRRRAV
- the gltX gene encoding glutamate--tRNA ligase, with the translated sequence MSVRVRIAPSPTGDPHVGTAYIAVFNSIFARHHNGTFILRIEDTDRTRSRPEYEQNIYEALSWSGIEWDEGPNIGGAYGPYRQSERLPIYKEYADKLVEKGHAYKCFCTAEELAEMRQVLAKKGGRQGYDRRCRNLSPEEIKEKEAAGKPSVIRLKVPLKGECVFTDRIKGRIAFPWADIDDQVLMKTDGFPTYHLANVVDDYLMKISHVIRGDEWISSTPKHILLYKYFEWEVPEFLHMPLLLGVDGKKLSKRKNPTSIFFYRDSGYLPEAFKNFLTLMGYSMTGDREIYPFEEIVQEFDASRIGVSGAVFDIKKLDWLNQQYIINCIPQEKLWDRLKEWRFNDAFMERLIPLCYSRIKTFGDFMELFDFLFINNLEYKEQDFTQKGLSKLQGAFILQGMIWVLESSSGWSAQEIQQASKDVAERFGINHKKGVMPILFTSIMGKIQGPPLFDSAEILGKDVVRARFLRSIEFLGGISNKKGAELKKAWDKENAKEIFSEAGFIQN
- the recJ gene encoding single-stranded-DNA-specific exonuclease RecJ, which translates into the protein MISWNFEPDNPMWVYPKMDKRWQDDIIKEFKIHPVTAQLFVSRDFTTVDQIHQYLYAKLPDLHDPSLLQGMDKAVERIVKAIENEENILIYGDNDVDGMTGTALLTDYLRKVGANVYFYISTPGTLRQNLIIEAIEFATKNQCKLLITVDCGVTAATEIAKVVEKGIDVIITDHHEPTDQIPHCIATLNPKLLNNSYPNRDLTGVGVTFKLVHALTNYLVKQGKIDSKKIDLKRYLDLVALGTVADMGQLLGENRILVRYGLEQLKRTKRIGLAKLISVCDMEPKQVSTFTIASKIAPRLNSLGRIADPVKGVELLLIRNAKQAETMAQELDLNNLERQRIEKTMTADVDQIISLHPDILQKKAVVIHSDKWHPGVIAILCTRISKHYNRPTVMIAIENGIGKGSLRSIHEFPLLSVLRDCSDLLVNYGGHDYAAGLTIKEENIPEFKRRFIEAANRKLSTHDVVTKLNLDSEVQFSDLTFDLMESVKLLEPFGNENPQPLMYTRAKQAWPPKIVGKTHLKLYLEQGDRMLEGIAYGKAHLSPLLRKKNIILEVAFTPQVNNFLGPSIQLLIRDFRIIEESQPNIPN
- a CDS encoding IS256 family transposase translates to MKNDVISLDKFHATSEMNSLLEQTLREGARLLLQQAIENEVNEYLESMKGRRDFEGRKQFVRNGYLPEREVQTGIGPISVKQPRIRNREESSEGYSSAILPKYLRRVPSLDAVIPALYLRGISTSNFQDALEAIMGKDAKGLSAANITRLKQSWEQEYKDWNKRSLEGKRYAYIWVDGIYFNVRLGDDRICFLVILGALPNGKKELVAIHNGYRESKISWTEVLESLKRRGLCTAPELAIGDGALGFWSAIEEVFPKTKQQRCWVHKTANVLDKMPKSIQVNAKKAIHEIYMAPTKEDGLAAFEVFLKTYRDKYPKACACLEKDKAQLFTFYNFPAIHWQHVRTTNPIESTFATIRHRTRQTKGCGSVAATLTMVFKLATTAEKKWRKLKGCEMIEKVINGVVFKDGEEVLEKEKVA